A single candidate division SR1 bacterium Aalborg_AAW-1 DNA region contains:
- a CDS encoding putative transcriptional regulatory protein yields the protein MGRRHSIVNKKMGTAASKGKLYAKMSKIIEIQAKNGANPDLNPSLAQAVMKARQNGVPRDVIEKAIKKGSGQLGGAAYTEVFYEGYGPGGCAIYIKTLTDNTNRTSNAVRVTLQKYGGAIGEIGSVARQFEQKGIITISGKSRIEIVKGNETEFIDPYEQETLEMDAIEAGAEDIEFDDGICVITTSKNDYFAVSTALTHAGYKIIGSDIEAVCDNMKTLSEAEASQLETLLEHLEDDDDVQKVWTNIE from the coding sequence ATGTGAAGACGACATAGTATAGTTAATAAAAAAATGTGAACAGCTGCATCAAAATGAAAATTGTATGCAAAGATGAGTAAAATAATCGAAATACAAGCCAAAAATGGTGCAAATCCTGATCTCAATCCAAGCTTAGCTCAAGCCGTTATGAAAGCTAGACAAAATGGGGTTCCTAGAGATGTAATCGAAAAAGCGATCAAAAAATGATCTGGTCAATTATGATGAGCAGCTTATACAGAAGTGTTTTATGAATGATATGGACCTGGATGATGCGCTATCTATATCAAGACACTCACTGACAATACCAATAGAACTAGTAATGCCGTAAGAGTTACTCTCCAAAAATATGGATGAGCTATTGGAGAGATTTGATCAGTTGCGCGACAATTTGAACAAAAAGGTATCATAACAATCTCTGGTAAATCAAGAATAGAAATCGTCAAATGAAATGAAACAGAATTTATCGATCCTTATGAACAAGAAACTCTTGAAATGGATGCTATTGAAGCATGAGCAGAAGATATAGAATTTGATGATGGTATCTGTGTAATCACTACAAGCAAGAACGATTATTTTGCAGTCAGTACTGCATTAACACATGCAGGATATAAGATCATATGATCAGATATCGAAGCTGTCTGCGATAACATGAAAACCTTATCAGAAGCTGAAGCAAGTCAGCTAGAAACTCTTTTAGAACATCTAGAAGATGATGATGATGTTCAAAAAGTTTGGACAAATATTGAATAA
- the map gene encoding Methionine aminopeptidase 1, whose protein sequence is MHIIKKSTQHIDKIRTSGQYLTELLHILYQQCTAGIMLKDLETTTKNYLDQHHLISAFKDFNGFPGQLCLSLNDCVVHGIPDRTLLKDGDVLKVDMGINYRGAISDSAFSIVIGGGDKNPEGQLLIDITKGALDEGMKYVQPGKFIAEYSEAVADYVYSHNHSIIKNLTGHGVGTHVHEDPNIYNYPHPSGYKIKFNPGMVVALEPITAKTSESYIEDKINGWNLYTKHGDLGAQREYTVAITDNGPEILAGIQSL, encoded by the coding sequence ATGCATATCATTAAAAAAAGCACCCAACATATCGACAAAATACGCACATCGGGTCAGTATCTTACAGAACTTTTGCATATTCTGTATCAGCAATGTACAGCTGGCATTATGCTAAAAGATCTTGAAACTACGACAAAGAATTATCTGGACCAACACCATCTTATCTCGGCCTTTAAAGATTTTAATGGATTCCCAGGGCAATTATGCCTTTCTCTCAATGACTGTGTTGTACATGGAATACCAGATAGAACGCTACTCAAAGACTGAGATGTACTCAAAGTTGATATGGGAATAAACTATCGTGGTGCTATTAGTGATTCTGCATTTAGTATTGTCATAGGAGGTGGAGATAAAAATCCTGAAGGACAACTTCTTATTGATATTACAAAATGAGCTCTAGATGAAGGGATGAAATATGTACAACCAGGTAAATTCATAGCTGAATATAGTGAAGCAGTTGCTGATTATGTATACTCTCACAACCATAGCATTATCAAAAACCTTACCTGACACGGTGTAGGTACTCACGTCCATGAAGATCCTAATATCTATAATTACCCTCATCCAAGTTGATACAAAATCAAATTCAATCCTGGTATGGTTGTTGCATTAGAACCCATTACTGCAAAAACATCTGAATCTTATATCGAAGACAAAATAAATGGATGGAATCTTTATACAAAACATGGAGATCTGGGAGCGCAACGAGAATATACCGTTGCCATAACTGATAATGGCCCAGAAATATTAGCTGGAATTCAATCTTTATAA
- the xcpT_3 gene encoding Type II secretion system protein G precursor, with product MKLTRKGFTLVEMLIVIVIIGILAAALIPRLTGIQARARDTARKADLNQISTSLSTYALDNNAYPVHTSWTSITTGGTAGALTGLATYMTAIPKETSANWMGYQYQSNSAGGVFVIASVSEGGGVNANWSGGASATATSVPAAITIGTSPVSGCTPGAAACIGTSNVGYRYILSN from the coding sequence ATGAAACTTACAAGAAAGTGATTTACTTTGGTAGAAATGCTGATCGTGATTGTGATTATTGGTATTTTGGCTGCGGCTCTTATTCCTAGACTTACTGGTATTCAGGCAAGAGCAAGAGATACTGCAAGAAAAGCTGACCTTAACCAAATCTCAACATCATTATCTACATATGCTTTAGATAACAATGCATATCCTGTTCACACATCTTGGACTTCTATTACTACAGGTGGTACTGCTGGTGCTCTTACAGGATTGGCTACTTATATGACTGCTATACCAAAAGAAACTTCTGCTAATTGGATGGGTTATCAATATCAATCAAATTCTGCTGGAGGAGTATTCGTTATTGCTTCTGTAAGTGAAGGAGGATGAGTAAATGCTAACTGGTCTGGAGGAGCAAGTGCAACTGCAACTTCTGTACCTGCTGCAATTACTATTGGTACATCACCTGTATCTGGTTGTACACCTGGTGCTGCTGCATGTATAGGAACTAGTAACGTAGGATATAGATATATTCTTTCTAACTAA
- the trmD gene encoding tRNA (guanine-N(1)-)-methyltransferase, whose product MNLNGMIVLRILGVIYFLFGYIVHITYLSIFPELFDSFRETTLISRAVDKNLLTFETINPRHFCDDKHRVVDDEIYGGGHGLLMKAPPIIAAIKHWIEKNGLVENGTLKVESGKRNKKTHHPIPGTLNFKIIIPHPSQDVFNQSFAHNWSECSHLLFICGRYEGIDERVRLRLKKNYPDHTQRISLGQFVTLGGELPAMTMTEAVVRLLPGVINTELSWIEESYSLEQNMQNLEHPQYTRPEVVEGMKVPEVLLSGHHKKIAEWKKDNSLNLPPDFFFNRRGDREIE is encoded by the coding sequence ATGAACTTGAACTGAATGATTGTTTTACGTATACTATGAGTGATTTATTTTCTGTTTGGTTATATTGTGCATATTACATATTTAAGTATTTTCCCAGAGTTGTTTGATTCGTTTCGCGAGACGACATTAATTTCTAGAGCAGTAGATAAGAATCTTCTCACTTTTGAGACGATTAATCCTAGACACTTCTGTGATGATAAACATCGTGTTGTTGATGATGAGATTTATGGATGATGACATGGATTACTGATGAAAGCACCTCCGATTATTGCGGCCATTAAGCATTGGATAGAAAAAAATGGATTAGTAGAAAATGGAACATTGAAAGTTGAAAGTTGAAAAAGAAATAAGAAAACTCACCACCCTATACCATGAACTCTAAACTTCAAAATCATTATCCCTCATCCGTCTCAAGACGTGTTCAATCAATCTTTTGCGCACAATTGGTCAGAATGTAGTCACCTTTTGTTTATCTGTGGGAGATATGAGTGAATTGATGAGAGAGTGCGATTACGATTGAAAAAGAATTATCCTGATCATACACAAAGAATATCGCTCTGACAGTTTGTAACGTTGGGATGAGAATTACCAGCAATGACGATGACTGAAGCAGTCGTGAGACTCCTACCTGGCGTGATTAATACTGAGCTTTCATGGATAGAAGAAAGCTATAGCCTAGAACAGAATATGCAAAACTTAGAACATCCTCAATACACAAGACCTGAAGTTGTCGAGGGTATGAAGGTACCAGAAGTATTGCTTAGTGGTCATCATAAAAAAATTGCTGAGTGGAAAAAAGATAATAGTCTTAATCTCCCTCCAGACTTTTTCTTCAATAGGAGAGGAGATCGTGAAATTGAATAA
- the engB gene encoding putative GTP-binding protein EngB, with the protein MPIISAKFLKSGAKLEHCPDADRAEFAFIGRSNVGKSSLINALCKRKTLVQTSPKPGKTQLMNFFDVVIENGKKEHAQAYLTDLPGYGYAKVSKDKRYGFEAMIIEYLTKRENLEQIFVLIDSNIPPQQIDIEFIQWISGQKLPYTIVFTKSDKPTQKSLSQHIKLFLISLSKANIEIPSYLITNAVKQGSIRELEQLIEKLV; encoded by the coding sequence ATGCCTATTATTTCAGCGAAATTTCTCAAAAGTGGAGCAAAATTAGAACATTGTCCTGATGCGGATAGAGCAGAATTTGCCTTCATCGGGAGGAGTAATGTCGGTAAGTCTAGCTTAATCAACGCACTCTGTAAGAGAAAAACACTTGTTCAAACATCACCCAAACCTGGTAAGACACAGTTGATGAATTTTTTCGATGTAGTGATAGAAAATGGAAAGAAAGAACATGCGCAAGCCTATCTCACGGATCTCCCAGGGTATGGATATGCCAAAGTAAGCAAAGACAAGAGATATGGTTTTGAGGCGATGATTATAGAGTATCTGACGAAGAGAGAAAATCTGGAACAGATATTTGTTCTCATCGATAGTAATATCCCTCCTCAGCAGATCGATATTGAGTTTATCCAATGGATATCGGGACAGAAACTTCCGTATACGATCGTCTTCACCAAGTCTGACAAACCAACTCAAAAATCACTTAGTCAGCATATTAAATTATTTCTGATTTCGCTAAGTAAAGCAAATATTGAGATACCGTCTTACCTCATCACGAATGCCGTGAAGCAGTGATCGATCAGAGAACTCGAACAGCTAATAGAAAAATTGGTATAG
- a CDS encoding Putative multidrug export ATP-binding/permease protein, translating to MGFLSTYLRPYWKMLIAVLILAAINQIFSLLNPQILRWLMDNYLVKAATGGFTTNQYVTGVLRGLGGMIGTAMVSRVAKNFQDYFVNVMTQKIGTSIYQDTIAHTFSLPYAVFEDQQSGQLLSKLVKAKESIQLYIASLINVVFFALVGVAFVLVYAATVDWRVTAMYGLLIPLMALTTIGLSKRIKKAQMAISAQSNTVAGSITESIRNVSLIKMLGLVGQETKRLDKANQEILGLELKKVKTVRSIEFIQGTIINAMSTSIIGLLAYLVYDGGITVGELMSLYFYSFFVFGQLSQFGQVIKNYQEAKANHEIIQDIMKQQPEAPDEHLKVIEHVNSLKLQDVSFSYNADKEIISDFSAQRSSGQTIAFVGPSGSGKSTILKLICGLYLPTHGTIAINDIPTTDINLTALKHKIGIVSQDAQLFSGTIRENLLFVAPEATDDDIRLVLKQASLESYIAELELGLDTMIGEGGVKLSGGQRQRLAIARALLRNPQILIFDEATSALDSLVEKEIADTIQSISQSRPDLMTVIVAHRLSTVMHADSIYVLEHGKIIEQGHHDHLLTLHGLYAAMWRQQIGE from the coding sequence ATGTGATTTCTCTCTACTTATCTTCGTCCGTATTGGAAAATGCTTATTGCTGTACTGATTCTCGCTGCGATTAATCAGATTTTTTCGTTGTTGAATCCTCAGATCCTCAGATGGTTGATGGATAACTATCTGGTCAAAGCTGCAACATGAGGATTCACGACGAACCAATACGTCACGTGAGTCTTACGATGATTGGGTGGAATGATTGGAACAGCGATGGTCTCTCGTGTAGCAAAAAATTTCCAAGACTATTTTGTGAATGTGATGACACAGAAGATTGGAACATCAATCTATCAGGACACGATTGCTCATACCTTCTCGCTTCCGTATGCGGTCTTCGAAGATCAACAGTCAGGACAACTCCTTTCTAAACTTGTTAAAGCCAAAGAATCTATCCAGCTCTATATCGCTAGTCTGATCAATGTGGTATTTTTTGCCTTAGTAGGAGTAGCGTTTGTTTTAGTCTATGCTGCAACAGTTGATTGGAGAGTAACTGCGATGTATGGGTTGTTGATCCCGTTGATGGCATTGACGACGATCGGATTGTCGAAGAGAATCAAAAAAGCACAAATGGCAATCTCAGCTCAATCGAATACCGTGGCGTGATCCATCACAGAATCTATTCGTAACGTTTCTCTCATCAAAATGCTCGGACTGGTAGGACAAGAGACCAAGAGATTGGATAAAGCAAACCAAGAAATTCTCTGACTGGAACTCAAGAAAGTAAAGACCGTCAGATCGATCGAGTTTATTCAGGGTACAATCATCAACGCTATGAGTACCAGTATTATCGGATTGCTTGCGTATTTGGTCTATGATGGAGGAATTACGGTGGGAGAATTAATGTCGCTCTATTTCTATTCGTTCTTTGTATTTGGACAGTTATCTCAGTTTGGACAAGTGATCAAAAACTATCAAGAAGCGAAAGCAAATCATGAAATTATCCAAGATATTATGAAACAACAACCAGAGGCTCCTGATGAACATCTTAAGGTTATTGAGCATGTTAATTCTCTCAAACTTCAGGATGTCTCCTTCTCTTATAACGCTGATAAAGAGATTATATCTGATTTCTCTGCCCAACGATCATCGGGTCAGACCATTGCGTTTGTAGGACCATCATGAAGTGGAAAATCAACGATTCTTAAGCTGATTTGTGGATTATATCTTCCTACTCATGGAACAATTGCAATTAATGATATTCCTACAACGGATATTAATTTGACGGCATTGAAACATAAGATTGGTATTGTCTCTCAAGATGCACAACTGTTTTCTGGTACTATTCGTGAGAATCTTTTGTTCGTAGCTCCAGAAGCGACTGATGATGATATTCGTCTCGTATTGAAACAGGCTTCACTGGAGTCCTATATTGCTGAATTGGAACTCGGATTAGATACGATGATCGGTGAAGGATGAGTAAAGCTTTCGTGAGGTCAGAGACAGAGATTGGCGATAGCTCGTGCGTTATTGCGTAATCCACAGATTTTGATCTTCGATGAAGCGACAAGTGCCTTGGATAGTTTGGTGGAAAAAGAGATTGCTGACACGATTCAGAGTATTAGTCAGTCTCGCCCAGATCTGATGACGGTGATTGTAGCACATAGACTCAGTACTGTGATGCATGCTGATAGTATTTATGTCCTCGAACATGGTAAGATTATTGAACAAGGTCATCATGATCATCTTCTAACTCTTCACGGTTTGTATGCAGCGATGTGGAGACAGCAAATTGGAGAATAA